The nucleotide sequence AACTCGTCTTCCCGGTGTCGAAGGCGATCAGCGACGTGACCCGCTTCCTGACGTTGGAACCGGGTGACATCGTCGCGATGGGGACGACCGTCGGCGTCGGGCCGCTGAGCGACGGCGACCACGTGGAGATCGAGGTCGAGGGAGTCGGTCGGTTGGAGCACTACGTCGAGGCGTAATCTGCTTCGACAGACAGTCACATCACTGCGAATCGCGCTGCGTCGAGGCGGCATTCGTCTCGACGGCCCGGAACGTTACGATCGTCATAAACAATAGTATTATATCCGAGTCGACGCTTCGCTACGGATATGAGTGGCCCCACGGGTAACGAGTCGCTGTTTTCGAGTGGCGTGTTGGTCGTTCGAGACGACACCGTCTCCGTCTCCGAGTCGTTCGTCTCGGCGGTCGAGGAGTACCTGACCGCGTTCGAGGAGTCGCCGTCCGACGACCTCGTTCGAGAGGTTTCGACCCGACTCGGCGACGAGACGCTCGTCGACGCCTTTGTCGAACTCGGACGAAAGGACCCGCGGTCGGTCGCCGAACTCTGCGCACTGGCCGACAAGCGGGAGACGTCGACCGCGGCCGAGTTGCTCTCCGTACTGCCAGTTCTGCGGCTCTTCCGGCCGAACTCGACGCTCGAAGCCGGCGTCCCCGACGGTGCGATACCGGTTCCAGCCGACCACCTGCCCGCGCTATCGAGAGTGTACTCACCCCTCGCCGTGTACGTCTGGCTTGACGACTGCCCGCCGTGCGATTCGCTGAAATCGCGGCTCGAATCCCTGTTCGAAGAGCCTCGTGGAATGCAGTTGTTCGCGGTGTACGGTCCCGACTATCAGGAGTTCCTCGCCCGAGAGTACCACGTGACCGCGGGGCCGGCGCTGCTGTTCTTCCGAGACGGCGACGTCGACGTCCGACTCTACGGCGACCAGAGCGACAGCGCCATCGAAACCGAACTCCGGCGCGTCCAACAGTAAGGCCACTTTCGGTCTCCGCGTGGACTCTCGAACGTCGACGATACGGCGGGGTCGGAGGCGGTGCCGCGGTGACTGCAGCGACTGCGGAGTCATCGACAGCGCTTCGCTACCGTCGTACCGGCGGTTAGAGACCTATAACGGAGGATATCTACCTCTCCGAAAATCTTATTAAAGTAGGTGATTTGGGAACAACCGTCACATTAGGGAGATTAGATAAAATGCACACTACCATATCAGTCGGGTACTCGAGAAAACACGATACGGACTGGGCACCTCACCCATGAGTATCGCAAACAAGATAGACAGCGTTCGAGGCAGTGATTACGGAATCGTGCTCTCGAACACACTGAG is from Haloprofundus halophilus and encodes:
- a CDS encoding thioredoxin family protein, with translation MSGPTGNESLFSSGVLVVRDDTVSVSESFVSAVEEYLTAFEESPSDDLVREVSTRLGDETLVDAFVELGRKDPRSVAELCALADKRETSTAAELLSVLPVLRLFRPNSTLEAGVPDGAIPVPADHLPALSRVYSPLAVYVWLDDCPPCDSLKSRLESLFEEPRGMQLFAVYGPDYQEFLAREYHVTAGPALLFFRDGDVDVRLYGDQSDSAIETELRRVQQ